The bacterium genomic sequence AAAAGCAGGTATGTTCCCGGAGCGGTATTTTACAACCGCGGCCCGGAGAACCTGGCCGATTTCTTCAAGGTCCGCCGCCGGCACCTGATAGGCTACCATCATATGAAAATACTGAGGCCGGACTGGAAGCTTCCCGATACCATGAACAATCTAAAAGTGCTGGCCCTGCTTAAAGACGAACTGTCTTGGTCGCCCCGCCGGCTGGCCTTTTTAGCCGGGGCGGTTTCCCTGGAAGCCCTGGCCAGGCTTTTGGCCTGGATCGATTTCCATGTACTGAAAAGAAATCCTTTCATCTGGCCCATGGCCTCTTCCACCAAGCAGATCGGGGGCCGCTGATGAACTTGTTCACGGCCCAGATACTTTACCGGCTTTTCCGGGCCACCGGCCGGCCAAAGGTATTACCCTTCAATTATACAATCAGCCTGACCACCCGCTGCAATTACCGCTGCGCAACCTGCCGCATCTGGGATGAGCCGGTCCCGGAACTTGCCGTTGAAGATTATACGAAGATATTCAAATCACTGGGCCAATCTCCCTATTGGGTGACGTTTTCCGG encodes the following:
- a CDS encoding radical SAM protein, whose translation is MNLFTAQILYRLFRATGRPKVLPFNYTISLTTRCNYRCATCRIWDEPVPELAVEDYTKIFKSLGQSPYWVTFSG